In Mycobacterium gallinarum, a single window of DNA contains:
- a CDS encoding type 1 glutamine amidotransferase produces the protein MAPKVLFLRNEHLATEALLGEAFTEQGYDVEVFEVVPAARVGDPAVDVTFPDAGGYDVVVPLGARWPVYDDTLRRTWVGAETQLVRDAADAGVALLGVCFGGQLLAQAFGGSVARSTEPEIGWYDITSDSPDLVPGGPWFQWHFDRWTLPPGATEIARTANASQAFVLGRALALQFHPEVDTELLERWLADDTDGEVASIGRTHDELRSRTTELADDASSRVRDLVRGFVTHVVRQPCPSS, from the coding sequence GTGGCTCCGAAAGTTCTGTTTCTCCGCAACGAGCACCTCGCGACCGAAGCGCTGCTCGGCGAGGCGTTCACCGAACAGGGATACGACGTCGAGGTGTTCGAGGTCGTCCCCGCCGCGCGCGTCGGCGATCCCGCCGTTGACGTGACGTTCCCCGACGCAGGCGGCTACGACGTCGTGGTACCGCTGGGTGCGCGATGGCCGGTGTACGACGACACGTTGCGCCGCACCTGGGTGGGCGCCGAGACGCAGTTGGTACGTGACGCCGCCGATGCGGGCGTGGCGCTGTTGGGCGTGTGCTTCGGCGGGCAGCTCCTGGCGCAGGCGTTCGGCGGTTCGGTGGCGCGGTCGACGGAGCCTGAGATCGGCTGGTACGACATCACCAGCGACAGTCCGGACCTCGTCCCCGGCGGACCGTGGTTCCAATGGCATTTCGACCGATGGACCCTGCCTCCCGGAGCCACCGAGATCGCCCGCACCGCCAATGCATCGCAGGCGTTCGTGCTCGGCCGTGCGCTCGCATTGCAGTTCCATCCGGAAGTCGACACGGAGCTGCTCGAGCGGTGGCTGGCCGACGATACCGACGGTGAGGTCGCGAGCATCGGACGCACGCACGATGAATTACGCTCCCGCACAACAGAACTTGCCGATGATGCATCGTCGCGGGTGCGCGATCTGGTGCGTGGCTTCGTGACTCACGTCGTTCGTCAGCCGTGTCCCAGTTCGTGA
- a CDS encoding cell division protein SepF — MSTLHKVKAYFGMAPMDDYDDEYYEDDDRGTSRGGYSRRSREDRFDDRFEADGYGPGRGGYDEYDDAPGGYRGGFRDEDRFEPRMRGTRDFERASSRLGALRGSTRGALAMDPRRMAELFEAGSPMSKITTLRPKDYGEARTIGERFRDGTPVIMDLVTMDNADAKRLVDFAAGLAFALRGSFDKVATKVFLLSPADVDVTAEQRRRIAEAGFYAYQ, encoded by the coding sequence ATGAGCACACTCCACAAGGTCAAGGCCTACTTCGGGATGGCCCCTATGGACGACTATGACGACGAGTACTACGAAGACGACGACCGCGGCACCTCGCGCGGTGGATACTCACGCCGTTCGCGTGAGGACCGGTTCGACGACCGCTTCGAGGCTGACGGCTACGGTCCCGGTCGCGGCGGCTACGACGAGTACGACGACGCACCCGGTGGGTATCGCGGTGGGTTCCGTGACGAAGATCGATTCGAGCCGAGGATGCGCGGCACGCGCGACTTCGAGCGCGCATCCTCCCGGCTGGGCGCGTTGCGCGGTTCCACCCGCGGTGCACTCGCGATGGATCCGCGCCGGATGGCCGAGCTGTTCGAGGCGGGCAGCCCGATGTCGAAGATCACCACGTTGCGGCCCAAGGACTACGGCGAGGCCCGCACCATCGGTGAGCGGTTCCGCGACGGGACCCCGGTGATCATGGACCTCGTGACCATGGACAACGCCGACGCTAAGCGGCTGGTCGACTTCGCGGCCGGGCTGGCATTCGCACTGCGCGGTTCATTTGACAAGGTCGCGACCAAGGTCTTCCTGCTGTCGCCCGCCGATGTGGACGTCACGGCCGAGCAGCGGCGCCGTATCGCTGAAGCCGGCTTCTACGCCTATCAGTAG
- a CDS encoding serine hydrolase domain-containing protein: MPVLRRLLVALCAIALTAGCTPGVLPDEPPATSANTDNAKADAVMRAVRDAMADEHLKAVIVRVTVDGQEVVTDAVGESMTGVPAATNMHFRNGAVAISYVATLLLKLVDEQKVSLDDKLSKFLPEIPHADRVTLGQLAQMTSGYVDYVIGNTAMNDALYANPFRRWTVHDLLQYAIKQPLLYEPGTNWNYAHTNYLLLGLALEKATGQEMPKLLSDKVLRPLGLTNTVNSLTPEIPAPVLHAFSSERRAFLKIPSGSPFYEESTFWDPSWTITHGAIQTTDIYDMEATAAAIGSGRLLSTESYEKMVSTDLRGKTRKQPGCTTCDEMTDGYTYGLGIVISGNWLLQNPLMSGYSAIEAYLPSQKIAIAVAATYLPEAFDDQGDYTNAADTVFRKIGAVLAPDDAPPVRAPK, from the coding sequence ATGCCCGTACTCCGGCGGCTACTGGTCGCACTGTGCGCAATTGCCCTGACCGCCGGGTGTACGCCCGGCGTGCTGCCGGACGAACCGCCCGCGACGAGCGCGAACACCGACAACGCCAAGGCCGACGCGGTGATGCGCGCCGTCCGCGACGCGATGGCCGATGAACACCTGAAGGCGGTCATCGTCCGGGTCACCGTCGACGGGCAAGAGGTCGTCACCGACGCCGTCGGCGAATCGATGACCGGCGTGCCCGCGGCCACCAACATGCACTTCCGCAATGGCGCGGTGGCCATCTCCTACGTCGCGACGCTGCTGCTCAAGCTCGTCGACGAACAGAAGGTCAGTCTCGACGACAAGCTGTCGAAGTTTCTGCCCGAGATTCCGCACGCCGACCGCGTCACGCTGGGTCAGCTGGCCCAGATGACATCGGGTTACGTCGATTACGTCATCGGCAACACCGCGATGAACGACGCGCTGTATGCCAATCCGTTCCGGCGCTGGACAGTTCACGATCTGCTGCAGTACGCGATCAAACAGCCGCTGCTCTACGAACCGGGAACCAACTGGAACTACGCGCACACCAACTACCTGCTCCTCGGCCTCGCACTGGAGAAGGCGACCGGTCAGGAGATGCCGAAGCTGTTGTCCGATAAGGTGCTTCGGCCACTCGGGTTGACCAACACAGTGAACTCGCTGACGCCGGAGATTCCGGCACCCGTGCTGCACGCGTTCAGCTCGGAACGTCGCGCGTTCCTCAAGATACCGTCGGGCTCACCGTTCTACGAGGAGAGCACCTTCTGGGATCCGTCATGGACCATCACCCACGGTGCGATTCAGACGACCGACATCTACGACATGGAGGCCACCGCAGCCGCAATCGGTTCCGGCCGGTTACTGTCCACGGAGTCCTACGAGAAGATGGTGTCCACCGACCTCCGCGGAAAGACCCGCAAACAGCCCGGGTGCACCACTTGTGACGAGATGACCGACGGCTACACGTACGGCCTCGGCATCGTCATCTCCGGCAACTGGCTGCTGCAGAATCCGCTGATGTCGGGGTATTCGGCGATCGAGGCTTACTTGCCATCACAGAAGATCGCCATTGCGGTCGCCGCGACATACCTTCCCGAAGCCTTCGACGACCAGGGCGACTACACCAACGCCGCTGACACCGTGTTCCGAAAGATCGGTGCGGTGCTGGCCCCCGACGACGCGCCACCGGTACGCGCGCCGAAATAA
- the pgeF gene encoding peptidoglycan editing factor PgeF, with protein sequence MTVRIRRVTTTRAGGVSAPPFDTFNLGDHVGDDQAAVAANRKRLAAAIGLGDDGVVWMNQVHSDRVVVVDEHQTEPVDKTDALVTTRARLALAVVTADCVPVLLGDARAGVVAGAHAGRVGAQNGIVARTVEAMLDVGAHVEDISVLLGPSISGRNYEVPEAMAAEVEMTLPGSRTTTTRNTPGLDLRAGIARQLTDLGIRSIDVDPRCTVEDRNLFSHRRDAPTGRLASLVWME encoded by the coding sequence GTGACGGTTCGTATTCGGCGCGTGACAACGACGCGCGCCGGTGGTGTCTCCGCGCCGCCGTTCGACACCTTCAATCTCGGCGACCATGTCGGCGACGACCAGGCCGCGGTGGCCGCCAACCGCAAGCGGCTCGCTGCGGCGATCGGGCTGGGCGACGACGGTGTCGTGTGGATGAACCAGGTGCACAGTGATCGCGTGGTCGTGGTCGACGAACATCAGACCGAGCCGGTAGACAAAACCGATGCGTTGGTTACCACCAGGGCGCGTTTGGCTTTGGCCGTGGTAACCGCCGATTGTGTTCCGGTTTTATTAGGGGATGCGCGCGCCGGAGTCGTGGCCGGCGCGCACGCGGGACGGGTGGGGGCGCAGAACGGCATCGTGGCGCGCACGGTCGAGGCGATGCTCGACGTGGGTGCGCACGTCGAGGACATCTCGGTACTGCTCGGCCCGTCGATCAGCGGACGCAACTATGAGGTCCCCGAGGCGATGGCCGCTGAGGTCGAGATGACGCTTCCCGGCAGCCGCACGACGACGACCAGAAATACCCCGGGGCTTGACTTGCGGGCCGGAATTGCCCGGCAGTTAACGGATTTGGGCATTAGATCCATCGACGTGGACCCGCGCTGCACGGTGGAGGACCGCAACCTGTTCAGCCATCGGCGCGATGCACCGACGGGACGCTTGGCGTCTCTGGTGTGGATGGAGTGA
- a CDS encoding YggT family protein produces the protein MSQFFSILGFALFVFWLLLIARVVVEFIRSFSRDWQPKGVTVVILELIMTVTDPPVKLLRRIIPQLTIGAVRFDLSIMVLLLLAFIGMQLAFGAAV, from the coding sequence TTGTCGCAATTCTTCTCGATCCTGGGCTTCGCCCTGTTCGTGTTCTGGCTGCTGCTGATCGCCCGGGTCGTCGTGGAGTTCATTCGTTCGTTTTCCCGGGACTGGCAGCCCAAGGGGGTGACGGTGGTGATCCTGGAGCTGATCATGACCGTGACCGATCCGCCCGTGAAGCTGTTGCGCCGGATCATTCCGCAGCTCACGATAGGCGCCGTTCGCTTCGATCTGTCGATCATGGTGCTGCTGCTCCTGGCGTTCATCGGCATGCAGCTGGCATTCGGCGCAGCGGTCTGA
- a CDS encoding phosphoribosyltransferase, with the protein MSGVRRLTRRDAGRVFRDRREAGDVLARELASYRDRCNVQVLGLARGGVPVGAQVACALHAPLDVFLVRKLGVPQWDELAMGALASGGGVVINESLVRSLGISEDQIQAAIERETDELHRREHAYRGDRPPLALAGKTVILVDDGIATGASMLAAVRAVRAEAPAAIVVAVPVGPQSTCRDLAAEAEDVVCAMTPPGFEAVGQVYEDFHQVTDDEVRELLARG; encoded by the coding sequence ATGAGCGGAGTCCGCCGGCTGACCCGCCGAGATGCGGGTCGTGTGTTCCGGGACCGCCGGGAGGCCGGCGACGTCCTGGCACGGGAGTTGGCGTCCTACCGCGACCGTTGCAACGTGCAGGTGCTGGGGCTGGCCCGGGGTGGTGTCCCGGTCGGCGCGCAGGTCGCCTGTGCTTTGCACGCACCGCTGGACGTGTTCCTGGTCCGTAAGCTCGGCGTCCCACAGTGGGACGAGCTCGCGATGGGAGCGCTGGCCTCCGGCGGTGGTGTGGTGATCAACGAAAGCCTGGTCCGCAGCCTCGGCATCAGTGAAGACCAAATACAGGCCGCGATCGAGCGCGAAACGGATGAACTACACCGGCGCGAACACGCCTATCGCGGTGACCGGCCACCGCTCGCGCTGGCCGGAAAGACGGTGATCCTGGTCGACGACGGGATCGCCACCGGAGCCAGCATGCTCGCCGCGGTGCGTGCGGTGCGAGCCGAGGCCCCCGCCGCAATCGTGGTCGCCGTGCCCGTCGGGCCGCAATCGACGTGCCGTGACCTCGCGGCCGAAGCCGAAGATGTGGTGTGCGCGATGACGCCGCCGGGATTCGAAGCCGTCGGCCAGGTGTACGAGGACTTCCACCAGGTCACCGACGATGAGGTACGCGAATTGCTGGCCCGCGGCTGA
- a CDS encoding TIGR01777 family oxidoreductase, producing the protein MGIELETVVDHPLAEVFEWHSRIGAMRRLVPPWQPMKVVSEADSLVDGRAVLGLPGGLRWVAQHDPDRYEPGRRFVDVLSSDGPRSWPPRIVGHWTHTHEFGEAPSGTRVYDRIDAPVPAAALRPMFAYRHRQLADDLAAHRDARDAGLRPMVVALTGATGLVGTALSAFLSTGGHRVIRLVRHAAQSPDERQWDPDHPAPDLLSGVDAVVHLAGASIAGRFTAAHKEAIRDSRIGPTRRLAELAAASDFSGPFVSASAVGIYGFDRGDAILCEDSVRGDGFLADVVADWEAATAPAAESGLRVVNVRTGIVQSANGGTLRLLRPLFAAGLGGRVGGGRQWLSWIALDDLLDVYYRALYDARLSGPVNAVAPAPVRNADYTKALGRVLHRPTLLPVPSLAPRLLLGEQGSRELAEADQRVAATKLEAVGHRFRHPHIDGALAHELGHG; encoded by the coding sequence ATGGGCATCGAGTTGGAAACCGTCGTCGACCATCCGCTGGCAGAGGTCTTCGAATGGCACTCGCGAATCGGAGCGATGCGGCGGCTGGTACCGCCGTGGCAGCCGATGAAGGTGGTGAGCGAGGCCGACTCCCTGGTTGACGGCCGCGCGGTCCTCGGGCTGCCGGGCGGGTTGCGGTGGGTGGCGCAGCATGATCCCGACAGGTACGAGCCCGGACGCCGATTCGTCGACGTGCTCTCCTCCGACGGACCCCGGTCCTGGCCACCGCGCATCGTCGGACACTGGACCCACACCCACGAGTTCGGCGAGGCGCCTTCGGGAACGCGCGTATACGACCGCATCGACGCGCCGGTACCCGCGGCCGCGCTGCGACCGATGTTCGCCTATCGGCATCGGCAGCTCGCCGACGATCTGGCCGCACACCGGGACGCACGTGATGCGGGATTGCGCCCGATGGTGGTGGCACTCACCGGTGCGACGGGCCTGGTCGGCACCGCGCTTTCGGCGTTCTTGAGCACCGGCGGGCACCGGGTGATCCGCTTGGTGCGCCATGCGGCGCAATCGCCCGACGAGCGGCAGTGGGATCCCGATCATCCCGCCCCCGACCTGTTGTCGGGCGTTGACGCCGTGGTGCATCTGGCCGGCGCGTCGATCGCGGGCCGGTTCACGGCCGCGCACAAAGAGGCGATCCGCGACAGCAGGATCGGACCGACGCGCCGGCTGGCCGAACTCGCCGCCGCCAGTGACTTCAGCGGGCCGTTCGTCAGCGCCTCGGCGGTCGGCATCTACGGATTCGACCGCGGCGATGCCATCCTGTGCGAGGACAGCGTGCGCGGCGACGGTTTTCTCGCCGACGTCGTCGCGGACTGGGAGGCCGCCACCGCACCCGCCGCCGAGTCCGGACTTCGGGTCGTCAATGTGCGCACCGGAATCGTGCAGTCGGCCAACGGCGGAACACTACGACTGCTGCGTCCGTTGTTCGCCGCCGGGCTCGGGGGCCGCGTCGGCGGAGGACGTCAGTGGCTGTCCTGGATCGCGCTGGACGACCTACTCGACGTCTACTACCGCGCGCTGTACGACGCCCGGCTGTCGGGTCCGGTCAACGCCGTCGCGCCCGCACCGGTGCGTAACGCCGACTACACGAAGGCGCTCGGCCGGGTACTGCACCGGCCGACGCTGCTACCCGTGCCGTCGCTGGCGCCTCGGCTCTTGTTGGGGGAGCAGGGATCACGAGAGCTCGCCGAAGCCGATCAGCGGGTGGCTGCCACCAAGCTGGAGGCGGTGGGCCATCGATTCCGGCACCCGCACATCGACGGTGCGCTCGCTCACGAACTGGGACACGGCTGA
- a CDS encoding YggS family pyridoxal phosphate-dependent enzyme, whose translation MTAATREQELADALAAVRARLTAAAEAAGRNSDEIELLPITKFFPAADVTILHHLGCEAFGESREQEAANKAAEVANSVGGAPIRWHMVGRIQRNKARSIASWAYAAHSVDNVRVVDALNRAAARALADGERAAPLRVYIQISLDGDTQRGGVDVEHPALVDEVCAAAEAGEGLEFVGLMAIPPLGSDPDQAFGRLQSELARVQRDYPQRLELSAGMSGDLEAAVQHGSTCVRVGTALMGPRPLTSPEVVTPVTSSSQTPESEVIRRVER comes from the coding sequence ATGACGGCAGCCACTCGCGAACAGGAGCTTGCCGACGCGCTGGCCGCCGTACGAGCCCGGCTCACCGCGGCGGCCGAGGCGGCCGGCCGCAATTCCGACGAAATTGAATTGCTGCCCATCACCAAATTCTTTCCGGCCGCCGATGTAACAATTCTGCACCATTTAGGGTGCGAGGCATTTGGCGAATCGCGCGAACAGGAAGCGGCGAATAAAGCGGCCGAAGTCGCCAATAGTGTGGGCGGCGCACCCATTCGCTGGCACATGGTCGGACGTATCCAGCGCAATAAGGCGCGGTCGATCGCGTCCTGGGCGTATGCCGCGCACTCGGTCGACAATGTGCGCGTCGTCGACGCATTGAACCGCGCCGCGGCGCGGGCGTTGGCCGACGGTGAGCGCGCCGCGCCGCTTCGCGTCTACATACAGATAAGCCTCGACGGCGACACCCAGCGCGGCGGCGTGGACGTCGAGCACCCGGCGTTGGTCGACGAGGTCTGCGCCGCGGCCGAGGCTGGCGAGGGCCTGGAGTTCGTTGGGCTGATGGCGATTCCGCCGTTGGGATCGGACCCGGACCAGGCGTTCGGCCGCCTGCAATCCGAGCTCGCGCGGGTACAGCGCGACTATCCGCAGCGCCTAGAACTGTCAGCGGGGATGTCCGGCGACCTCGAGGCGGCGGTTCAACACGGCTCGACGTGTGTGCGTGTCGGTACCGCGCTAATGGGGCCTCGTCCTCTAACGTCACCTGAAGTAGTCACTCCAGTCACATCTTCATCACAGACACCAGAGTCGGAAGTCATCAGAAGGGTCGAGCGATGA
- the wag31 gene encoding DivIVA-like cell division protein Wag31, whose amino-acid sequence MPLTPADVHNVAFSKPPIGKRGYNEDEVDAFLDLVENELTRLIEENADLRQRVAELDQELASGGGGGGQSTQSIPQYEPAPTPAPAPEPAPQPVYEAPAAQQSTTEDQAIKAARVLALAQDTADRLTGSAQAESDKMLADARAQADAMVSEARQTAETTVAEARQRADALLADAQTRSETQLRQAQEKADALQADAERKHSEIMGTINQQRTVLEGRLEQLRTFEREYRTRLKTYLESQLEELGQRGSAAPVDSSANNDSGSFNQFNRGNN is encoded by the coding sequence ATGCCGCTCACACCAGCCGACGTTCACAACGTCGCGTTCAGCAAGCCACCCATCGGCAAGCGCGGCTACAACGAGGACGAGGTCGACGCGTTCCTCGATCTGGTTGAGAACGAGCTGACCCGCCTCATCGAGGAGAACGCTGATTTGCGTCAGCGAGTCGCCGAGCTGGACCAGGAGCTGGCGTCCGGTGGCGGCGGTGGCGGCCAGTCGACGCAGTCGATTCCGCAGTACGAGCCTGCTCCGACACCTGCGCCCGCACCCGAGCCTGCCCCCCAGCCCGTATACGAGGCGCCCGCGGCCCAACAGTCGACCACCGAGGATCAGGCGATCAAGGCGGCTCGCGTGCTGGCCCTGGCCCAGGACACCGCGGACCGGTTGACGGGCTCCGCCCAGGCTGAGTCCGACAAGATGCTCGCCGACGCCCGCGCCCAGGCAGACGCCATGGTCAGCGAGGCGCGCCAGACCGCGGAGACCACCGTCGCCGAGGCCCGTCAACGCGCCGACGCCCTGCTCGCCGACGCTCAGACCCGGTCCGAGACCCAGCTGCGGCAGGCCCAGGAGAAGGCCGACGCCCTGCAGGCCGACGCCGAGCGCAAGCATTCCGAGATCATGGGGACCATCAACCAGCAGCGCACCGTGCTGGAAGGCCGCCTTGAACAGCTACGCACGTTCGAGCGTGAATACCGCACCCGGCTCAAGACCTACCTGGAGTCGCAGCTCGAGGAACTCGGACAGCGCGGCTCCGCCGCACCGGTGGACTCCAGCGCCAACAACGACTCCGGCAGTTTCAACCAGTTCAACCGCGGCAACAACTAG
- a CDS encoding DUF308 domain-containing protein, translated as MLIVALVLAVIGLAALVTAVVTSNELIAWVCIAASVIGVVLLIVDAIRDRSRNDDGAVERDEVAEFDEEYPESADPAAEPDYEAETTVVEQADDVAGDDRNR; from the coding sequence ATGTTGATCGTTGCGCTCGTGCTCGCAGTCATCGGCCTGGCCGCGCTGGTCACCGCCGTTGTCACCAGCAATGAGCTGATCGCATGGGTGTGCATCGCCGCCAGCGTGATCGGCGTGGTGCTACTGATCGTGGATGCGATCCGGGACCGCTCGCGAAACGATGACGGTGCCGTCGAGCGAGACGAAGTCGCGGAGTTCGACGAGGAATATCCGGAGTCCGCGGATCCCGCCGCGGAGCCCGATTACGAAGCGGAGACGACGGTCGTCGAGCAGGCCGACGACGTCGCGGGCGACGACCGCAATCGCTAA